The DNA region GCAAGAGCAGAATCAATTTCGTCTTGTGGCCAACCGCCTTTTTTTAGAGCTTCGGCGATAGCTTCACGTGACTGATCTTTTGCGAGGGACTCGCGTACGAATAATTGGAGTTCTTGATTCATATGTCTAAACAGTAGCGCAGTTAGCTATTATCGTCCACAAGTTGAGGGTTGCGAGCCTCTTGTTGCAAGAGTACATTGCCTATCTATGGATATTGCACAAAAAGCCTTAGATTTGCACAAAAAACTACGCGGAAAGATCCGTATTCAACCAACCTACGATATTCAGTCTTTAGAGGATTTAACATTAGTTTATTCTCCGGGCGTTGGCGCTGTAGCAAAAGCGATTGCCGCAGATCCAAGTCTTGTAAAAGATTATACTTGGAGACAGAACACCGTTGCTATCGTATCTGACGGAACAGCTGTGCTCGGCTTTGGTAATATTGGCCCAGAGGCGGCATTGCCAATTTTAGAAGGTAAGTCAGCCATCTTTAAGCGTTTTTCTGGTATTGATGCTGTACCTATCGTATTAAATACAACAGACCCGAAAAAAATCATCGAAGCAGTTGAGGCTATCTCGCTCTCTTTTGGCGCGATTCAACTTGAAGATATTGCTGCACCTGCATGTTTTGAGGTGGAGCGCGAGCTTTCAGAACGATTATCTATCCCGGTGATGCATGATGATCAACACGGTACGGCAATTGTTGTATTAGCTGGTCTATTCAATGCGCTTAAAGTAGCAGACAAAAAGATTGAGGATATTCGCGTGGTAATGAATGGCGCGGGTGCTGCTGGTATTGCGATCGCGCGCTTACTTACCAAAGCTGGCGTTACAGATCTCGTGATGTGCGATCGTACTGGGGCGATCGTTGAGGGACGCGATAATATGAATAGCGAAAAAACTGAAATCGCATCATTTACCAATCGTCAAAAGCATAGAGGTACGCTCCTTGAAATCGTTGGTGGTGCGGATGTTTTGATTGGTGTTTCTGCAGCAGGGGCTTTTACTACAGAGATGATTCAGCTTATGAAGCCAAAAGCGATTGTTTTTGCATTAGCCAATCCCGTGCCTGAGATTATGCCAGAAGAAGCAAAAGCCGCTGGCGCTCTCGTAGTGGCGACAGGACGAAGTGACTTTGCTAATCAAGTTAATAACGCGCTTTGTTATCCAGGGCTCTTTAGAGGGATGTTGGATAGCAATGTTATTAAAGTGACGGATGAAATTAAGGTGCGTGCCGCTGAAGCGATCGCAGGATTTATTGCCGAACCTACGAGCGAGCGCGTGATCCCGACGATGTTTGAGGATGGTTTGCACGAAGCTGTGGCCAAAAGCGTCCAAGCATAGCCAAGAACCCCAAGACCATTGAACTCGCGTTAATCCATAACGCGAGTTTTGGTTCAATAAAATGTGGCGATACATCAAGATAAGCAAAAGCAGGAAGCCAGGTGAATACTGCCATAAGATATAGCGAGAGACTGTGAATGCGGCCTTTGATCCAATGTTCACGACCGTGTACGAGCCCGATTAGAATAGGCGCCAATAAAACAGCGGCCTGCGTAAAGATAGATTGTGGAAAAAAGTTTACAATAAATGTCCAGTTCCATAGCGTATAACTCGCAAGCCATAGCCATGGGATATCCCAGGTAAAGTTTAGTGTTTTTGTTTCGTCTGGTTTGAGTTGAATATTGCGAGTCGAAGGGATAGCAATAAGCAAAAAGAGACCAGCGAGAGCATTAAACCAAAATCCACCATATGCATCGATAAGAGAAACTTCTCCGATATTTAGCAGGAGCAATGCGTAACTTACGTTTACAATTGTTTTGTGTTGAAACCAGTTCGTAAAACGAATCAACCATAGCCAAATCGCACAAAGTAAAATCGTGCAAAGTTTTGCCATCGAAGTCCAGGCAATGTCAGGAATATGCAGCCAATAATCAAAAGCAGAAATCGGTAAGGCTATAAAGATAACAAGATAGAGCCACTTTGTTTTTTCTACTGCCCAAGAAGCGATGGTAAGCGCGGCAAGAAAGAGGCCAAGTAAGACAAAGAAAAGCGGATTCATGCCGTGAGTATAAGGCTGGGGAC from Candidatus Nomurabacteria bacterium includes:
- a CDS encoding NADP-dependent malic enzyme produces the protein MDIAQKALDLHKKLRGKIRIQPTYDIQSLEDLTLVYSPGVGAVAKAIAADPSLVKDYTWRQNTVAIVSDGTAVLGFGNIGPEAALPILEGKSAIFKRFSGIDAVPIVLNTTDPKKIIEAVEAISLSFGAIQLEDIAAPACFEVERELSERLSIPVMHDDQHGTAIVVLAGLFNALKVADKKIEDIRVVMNGAGAAGIAIARLLTKAGVTDLVMCDRTGAIVEGRDNMNSEKTEIASFTNRQKHRGTLLEIVGGADVLIGVSAAGAFTTEMIQLMKPKAIVFALANPVPEIMPEEAKAAGALVVATGRSDFANQVNNALCYPGLFRGMLDSNVIKVTDEIKVRAAEAIAGFIAEPTSERVIPTMFEDGLHEAVAKSVQA